In one Brevibacillus composti genomic region, the following are encoded:
- a CDS encoding YgaP family membrane protein yields MQRNVGRVDAMIRITAGLVGLAYGIGKMNRRPHRTPWVLLTMSAMKVAEGATRFCPMLYAMDMDTVTKKGMTKVADKLTQAGVRAALNRMTGTSGTSAKTDESGLASAMAASVTSPQEGEKKELSPEDKMLEAAVREFVSVPEADRDKRPSERYSTDEHLYPTYS; encoded by the coding sequence ATGCAAAGAAACGTCGGCCGTGTAGATGCCATGATCCGCATTACAGCCGGTCTCGTCGGGCTGGCGTACGGCATCGGCAAAATGAACCGTCGTCCCCATCGCACCCCCTGGGTACTCTTAACCATGTCCGCCATGAAAGTGGCAGAAGGAGCCACGCGCTTCTGCCCGATGCTCTACGCCATGGACATGGATACGGTCACCAAAAAAGGGATGACCAAGGTGGCGGACAAATTGACGCAAGCCGGCGTGCGGGCAGCGTTGAACCGGATGACCGGGACCAGCGGCACCTCTGCGAAGACAGACGAATCCGGCTTGGCCTCCGCTATGGCCGCAAGCGTCACATCTCCGCAAGAGGGCGAGAAGAAAGAGCTCTCACCCGAAGACAAAATGCTGGAGGCTGCCGTACGCGAGTTTGTATCTGTCCCTGAAGCCGATCGGGACAAACGGCCCTCGGAACGATACAGCACGGACGAGCATCTCTACCCCACCTATTCTTAA
- a CDS encoding EYxxD motif small membrane protein — MSFVGPPLYEWISHNLFVIAIIIGCVAVMGYFFYNTRRNKGRYRQ, encoded by the coding sequence ATGTCTTTTGTCGGCCCCCCCTTGTACGAATGGATTTCCCACAATCTGTTTGTCATTGCCATCATCATCGGGTGCGTGGCCGTGATGGGGTACTTTTTTTACAACACGCGCAGAAATAAAGGGAGATACCGCCAATGA
- a CDS encoding ABC transporter ATP-binding protein: MALLEANGLTKRFGGLVANQDVTVQIEQGTITAVIGPNGAGKTTFFNMVTGFYEPDEGDVLLDGKSIKGLRPDQIAERGITRTFQNIRLFKQMTALENVMVGTHSRLSAGVLGIMFNTKRVREEEERAKVEAYQLMEYVGIADIANEAAGGLPYGLQRRLEIARALATNPKIILLDEPAAGMNPRETVEMTEFIRKLKSELGLTIILIEHDMKLVMGLSEYIHVLDYGRKIAEGTPEQIRNNPNVIEAYLGKSATEVS, translated from the coding sequence ATGGCATTATTGGAAGCCAATGGGCTAACCAAACGCTTTGGAGGTCTGGTTGCCAATCAGGATGTAACGGTACAAATCGAACAGGGAACCATCACGGCCGTCATCGGTCCAAACGGTGCGGGCAAAACAACCTTCTTCAATATGGTGACGGGTTTTTACGAGCCGGATGAAGGAGACGTTTTGCTCGATGGAAAGAGCATTAAGGGACTGCGCCCTGACCAAATCGCGGAGCGGGGGATTACGCGGACCTTTCAAAATATTCGTCTGTTCAAACAGATGACAGCGCTGGAAAATGTCATGGTCGGCACGCACAGCAGACTGTCCGCAGGTGTGCTTGGCATCATGTTCAATACCAAGCGCGTTCGCGAAGAAGAAGAGCGGGCAAAGGTAGAAGCTTACCAATTGATGGAGTACGTGGGCATTGCCGATATCGCCAACGAAGCGGCGGGCGGCTTGCCTTACGGTTTGCAGCGGCGGCTGGAGATTGCCCGCGCGCTGGCCACCAATCCGAAAATTATTCTGCTCGATGAGCCGGCTGCCGGGATGAACCCGCGCGAGACCGTCGAGATGACCGAATTTATCCGCAAGTTGAAGAGCGAACTGGGCCTGACGATCATTCTAATCGAGCATGACATGAAGCTGGTCATGGGCCTGAGCGAGTACATTCACGTGCTGGACTACGGACGCAAAATTGCCGAGGGGACGCCGGAGCAAATCCGCAACAACCCGAACGTCATCGAAGCGTACCTGGGTAAAAGCGCGACGGAAGTGTCGTAA
- a CDS encoding MFS transporter has translation MEERLERHTVVHEERTEKLWTKKFVLLTLCNLLLFLNLQMMTPSFPAYVTERFYASDFTVSLVISLFAVSAVIARIFTGKALETKKSMTILLIGLGLVTLSTIGYVWSGSIAMLLLMRVVFGAGFGMTSTTFPTLASNIVPAKRMGEGMGYFGLSSSLAMSIAPVIGLWILGQHGFVTLSVSAIALVVVILPLLRLIQSDAAGREMRIRQIGAEEDGADALIPAVSSNQHPAEPDRGLPRIVWLPAFLNFLLGITYGGLISFLALFGKEVNIDNVGWFFLCNAGAMLLGLIASATSYAVMYTWSSGCMILFLVIYLSYQLLFRRVRRPAAKKEIGA, from the coding sequence GTGGAGGAACGCCTAGAGAGACATACTGTGGTCCACGAAGAACGTACAGAGAAACTATGGACAAAGAAGTTTGTATTGCTGACGCTTTGCAATTTGCTGTTATTTTTAAACTTGCAGATGATGACCCCCTCTTTCCCGGCTTACGTCACAGAACGCTTTTACGCCAGCGACTTTACCGTCAGCCTGGTGATTAGCCTGTTTGCCGTTTCTGCCGTGATTGCCCGGATTTTTACGGGGAAAGCCCTGGAGACGAAAAAGAGCATGACGATCCTGCTCATCGGGCTGGGCCTCGTCACCCTCTCCACGATCGGTTACGTCTGGTCGGGATCGATCGCGATGCTGCTGTTGATGAGGGTTGTCTTCGGCGCCGGCTTCGGGATGACCAGCACCACTTTTCCCACGCTGGCTTCCAATATCGTACCCGCCAAGCGAATGGGTGAAGGCATGGGGTACTTTGGGCTCTCATCCAGTCTGGCTATGTCGATTGCGCCGGTCATCGGCCTGTGGATCCTGGGCCAACATGGATTTGTTACTCTTTCGGTATCAGCGATCGCGCTGGTCGTGGTGATACTCCCTCTGCTGCGGCTCATTCAGTCGGATGCGGCCGGCCGGGAGATGCGGATCCGTCAGATAGGCGCGGAGGAAGACGGAGCGGATGCCCTCATCCCTGCTGTCTCGTCCAACCAGCATCCTGCCGAACCGGACAGAGGCCTTCCCCGCATCGTCTGGCTGCCGGCCTTTCTCAATTTTTTGCTGGGGATTACGTACGGCGGGTTGATCAGCTTTCTCGCCCTGTTCGGCAAGGAAGTGAACATCGACAACGTCGGCTGGTTCTTCCTCTGCAATGCGGGAGCCATGCTGCTCGGCCTGATTGCTTCCGCCACCAGCTACGCGGTCATGTATACCTGGTCCTCTGGTTGCATGATTCTCTTTCTGGTTATCTATCTGTCTTATCAGCTTTTGTTCAGACGGGTCAGACGGCCGGCCGCCAAAAAAGAGATCGGGGCCTAG
- a CDS encoding branched-chain amino acid ABC transporter permease, which translates to MANIGWKSIKGIPLIFTLIWIAGFAAALHFMDKSVIAFLGILFSIILIYYTNTSKNMRIILGAAVLLLIIPLVAGDNRYYMEVASQVGIYVAMALGLNIVVGFAGLLDLGYVAFFAAGAYAYAIFSTSQANQFIPGELFPLSGEAFWPFLIIGLIVAAIFGILLGLPVLRVKGDYLAIVTLGFGEIIRIIFNNLDKPINITNGPQGITPIPQPELFGIKMSTPFYFYFIVLIVIIFIVIANIRFEHSRLGRAWVAVREDELAAQSMGISLLNAKLAAFATGASFAGVVGVIFAAKQTFIDPTSFTLMESIGILVMVILGGSGSIPGVILGAAFVTVLQVQLLKEFSNFLHSLQQSGIINLPNQLDPSKFQRLIFGIMLILVALYRPNGLIPAKRKKNDLDAIKGSKYAEGKLGILSKLQGKES; encoded by the coding sequence ATGGCAAACATCGGATGGAAATCGATCAAAGGAATTCCGCTCATTTTTACCTTGATCTGGATCGCTGGCTTTGCAGCAGCACTTCATTTTATGGACAAATCGGTTATCGCCTTTTTAGGGATCCTGTTCTCGATTATTCTCATCTACTATACCAACACCAGCAAAAATATGCGCATCATCCTCGGAGCGGCGGTCTTGCTCCTGATCATCCCGCTGGTGGCCGGGGACAACCGCTACTACATGGAAGTAGCCTCGCAAGTGGGCATTTACGTAGCGATGGCGCTGGGATTGAATATCGTCGTGGGCTTTGCGGGACTGCTTGACCTGGGATACGTTGCGTTTTTCGCGGCAGGTGCGTATGCCTATGCGATCTTCTCCACCTCCCAGGCAAACCAGTTCATTCCGGGTGAGCTTTTCCCGCTTTCTGGCGAAGCGTTCTGGCCGTTCCTGATTATCGGATTGATCGTCGCCGCGATATTCGGGATATTGCTCGGGTTGCCGGTTCTGCGGGTAAAAGGGGACTACCTGGCCATCGTTACGCTGGGCTTTGGTGAAATTATCCGGATTATCTTTAACAACCTGGACAAACCGATCAATATTACCAACGGTCCGCAGGGGATTACGCCAATCCCGCAGCCGGAGCTGTTCGGCATCAAAATGAGTACGCCTTTTTACTTCTATTTCATCGTATTGATCGTGATCATTTTCATCGTTATCGCCAATATCCGCTTTGAGCACTCCCGTCTGGGCCGTGCCTGGGTAGCGGTGCGCGAAGACGAGCTGGCCGCGCAGTCCATGGGGATTTCCCTCTTGAATGCCAAGCTGGCCGCTTTTGCGACGGGCGCCTCTTTTGCGGGCGTGGTCGGCGTCATCTTTGCCGCCAAGCAGACCTTTATCGACCCGACATCCTTTACGCTGATGGAGTCGATCGGGATTCTCGTCATGGTTATTCTCGGCGGCAGCGGCAGCATCCCCGGCGTAATTCTGGGGGCAGCCTTTGTTACCGTGCTTCAGGTTCAGCTCTTGAAGGAGTTCTCCAACTTCCTGCATTCGCTGCAGCAATCGGGAATCATCAACCTGCCGAACCAGCTCGATCCTTCCAAATTCCAACGGCTGATCTTCGGGATCATGCTCATCCTGGTCGCGCTGTACAGGCCGAACGGTTTGATTCCGGCCAAGCGGAAGAAGAACGATCTGGATGCGATCAAAGGCAGCAAGTACGCAGAAGGAAAGCTCGGCATTTTGAGCAAGCTGCAGGGAAAAGAATCGTAG
- a CDS encoding AzlC family ABC transporter permease, which yields MHSSKYSFIQGMKQIIPVASAGIIDGLVFGILARQAGLGITEALLFSLLVNAGSSQFAAVGLISQGIVGWPILLSTALLNARHLLYGLSLGPYFRQTPPWKLSLMGATLNDETYALKVTYLASGNKPSLPFFAGASIVDYLIWNASTLAGAWFGAVFTQTEAFGLDFAFIATFLGFLAVNLLSSFHGKVAVAASVAACLAYWLGGGTAGVIAGTLTAVIIGAVKRDG from the coding sequence TTGCACTCATCAAAATATTCGTTTATTCAAGGGATGAAACAGATCATTCCCGTTGCGTCGGCGGGCATCATCGACGGCCTAGTATTTGGCATTCTGGCCCGTCAGGCAGGACTTGGGATCACAGAAGCGCTATTATTTTCACTGCTCGTAAACGCAGGTTCCTCGCAATTTGCTGCCGTGGGCTTGATTTCACAAGGCATCGTGGGCTGGCCGATTTTGCTCTCCACGGCTTTGTTGAACGCCCGGCATCTGTTGTACGGGCTGTCGCTCGGGCCGTATTTTCGCCAGACTCCCCCGTGGAAGCTCTCGCTGATGGGCGCTACCCTGAATGACGAGACCTACGCCTTAAAAGTGACCTACCTCGCCTCCGGAAACAAGCCGAGTCTTCCTTTCTTTGCGGGAGCCAGCATCGTGGATTATCTCATTTGGAATGCGAGCACACTGGCCGGCGCGTGGTTTGGGGCGGTATTTACTCAGACGGAGGCATTTGGCCTCGATTTTGCCTTTATCGCGACGTTTTTGGGGTTTTTGGCGGTCAACCTCCTCTCGTCTTTTCATGGTAAAGTAGCAGTTGCCGCCTCTGTCGCCGCTTGTCTGGCCTATTGGCTCGGCGGCGGAACGGCCGGGGTCATTGCGGGGACGCTTACAGCTGTCATCATCGGGGCGGTGAAGCGGGATGGATAA
- a CDS encoding branched-chain amino acid ABC transporter permease, translated as MLSILPQVLVDGLTLGFMYAVVALGYTMVYGILEFINFAHGEIFMVGAFVGTEVLLISDSLGALEGMNPYVAFVLTLVIAMALTGGLGVLIERIAYRPLRGAPRLVPLISAIGVSFLLQDLVRFTEAIARNEFYLNTPMLFSGSISLGVASIPTKGFIVIVLAIIMMIALTLFISKTKWGIAMRAVAQDQSTASLMTINVDKVIMLTFLIGSSLGGATGVLFSQNYGTIDPYIGFILGLKAFTAAVLGGIGNLRGAMVGGVLLGLLESLSGAYMGPLTGGAFGAEYKDVFAFSILILVLLFKPEGLFGEAVKEKV; from the coding sequence ATGCTCAGCATTTTGCCTCAGGTGTTGGTTGACGGGTTGACACTGGGATTCATGTACGCTGTCGTCGCTCTCGGCTACACCATGGTTTACGGCATTCTTGAATTTATTAACTTTGCCCACGGGGAAATTTTCATGGTAGGCGCATTTGTCGGAACAGAGGTATTGTTGATCTCCGATTCGTTGGGTGCGCTGGAGGGCATGAATCCGTACGTAGCCTTTGTCCTGACGCTGGTGATTGCGATGGCGCTGACGGGCGGATTGGGCGTTCTGATCGAACGGATAGCCTATCGGCCGCTGCGCGGTGCACCTCGTCTGGTTCCGTTGATTTCAGCGATTGGGGTTTCCTTCCTGCTGCAAGACCTGGTCCGCTTTACAGAAGCGATCGCCCGCAATGAGTTTTACCTCAACACCCCGATGCTTTTCTCGGGCAGTATTTCGCTCGGAGTGGCTTCGATCCCGACGAAAGGCTTTATCGTTATCGTTCTCGCTATCATCATGATGATCGCGCTGACGCTGTTTATTAGCAAGACCAAGTGGGGAATCGCCATGCGCGCGGTGGCGCAGGATCAATCTACGGCTTCCCTGATGACGATCAATGTGGACAAGGTCATCATGCTGACCTTCTTGATCGGTTCCAGCCTGGGCGGAGCTACTGGGGTTCTGTTCTCGCAAAACTACGGGACAATCGACCCCTATATTGGCTTTATCCTCGGATTGAAGGCGTTTACAGCAGCCGTTCTCGGCGGGATTGGAAATCTGCGGGGCGCGATGGTGGGCGGCGTGCTGCTCGGTCTCTTGGAATCCCTCTCCGGCGCTTATATGGGGCCGCTGACCGGAGGCGCATTCGGTGCTGAGTACAAAGACGTATTTGCTTTCAGTATTTTGATTCTAGTGCTTCTGTTCAAGCCAGAAGGGCTGTTTGGCGAAGCCGTGAAAGAGAAAGTGTAG
- the pdxR gene encoding MocR-like pyridoxine biosynthesis transcription factor PdxR, whose translation MDIHPHWMRDGAGPLYQQLYQYFREEIQSRRIPPGTRLPAVRALSQSLLLSKTTVETAYHQLLAEGYIESRERSGFYVVEWEEEIVGAEPRARSVPFLPSTQRAGTKPDAHGEQIVPIRYDFHQARVDARHFPYDLWRRYSNQCMQLENREILYYGDPQGEPVLREQIAAYLQKARGVHASTDAVVLGAGTQLLIHLLCCLFRLDRPVVAMEEPGYNGVRVVFQQHGFPIIPIPLEEDGIRLDALEESEAPLVYITPSHQEPTGAVMPYAKRTRLLQWAARTGAYIIEDDYDGEFRYQSKPIPSLQGMDQAGRVIYLGTFSKSLLPSIRISYMVLPPELLRVYQEQLSEYDQSCSRIHQETLALFMKSGQWERHIRRMRTIYGRKHQAMLSSLQAAFGQRVRIKGQNAGLSMTVEVPSALTPEELASRALSAGIRVYPTTKKWLTSPAEQPPAFQFGFGGLSLAEIEEGIRLLAQVWTPYLGSG comes from the coding sequence ATGGACATTCACCCCCATTGGATGAGAGACGGAGCGGGTCCGCTCTATCAGCAGCTCTACCAGTATTTTCGCGAAGAAATCCAAAGCAGGCGCATACCGCCGGGGACAAGACTGCCGGCAGTCCGGGCGTTGAGCCAAAGCCTGCTGCTGAGTAAAACAACCGTGGAGACTGCTTATCACCAGCTTCTGGCCGAAGGGTATATCGAAAGCAGGGAGCGAAGCGGTTTTTATGTGGTGGAGTGGGAGGAGGAGATCGTCGGGGCGGAACCGCGTGCACGGTCGGTACCGTTTCTCCCATCGACACAGCGGGCCGGTACAAAACCGGACGCCCACGGAGAGCAGATTGTGCCGATCCGCTATGATTTTCACCAAGCCCGTGTCGACGCCCGGCACTTTCCCTATGACCTCTGGCGCAGGTACAGCAACCAGTGCATGCAGCTGGAGAACCGGGAGATTCTCTACTACGGGGACCCGCAGGGAGAGCCGGTGCTGCGTGAACAGATCGCTGCCTACTTGCAAAAAGCCCGGGGGGTGCATGCGAGTACGGACGCGGTCGTCCTGGGCGCAGGTACCCAGCTTCTGATCCATCTGCTATGCTGCCTATTTCGCCTGGATCGGCCTGTGGTCGCCATGGAGGAGCCGGGGTATAACGGTGTGCGGGTCGTTTTTCAGCAGCATGGCTTTCCCATCATCCCGATTCCCTTGGAGGAAGACGGGATCCGCTTGGATGCCCTGGAGGAGAGCGAGGCACCGCTGGTCTACATCACGCCCTCTCATCAGGAGCCGACGGGGGCCGTCATGCCTTATGCAAAGCGAACGAGACTGCTGCAATGGGCGGCCCGAACAGGGGCGTACATCATCGAGGACGATTATGACGGCGAGTTTCGCTATCAGAGCAAACCGATTCCCTCCCTGCAAGGCATGGATCAGGCTGGCAGGGTGATTTATCTGGGCACCTTCTCCAAATCTCTCTTGCCTTCCATTCGGATCAGCTATATGGTGCTGCCCCCCGAACTGCTTCGGGTCTACCAGGAGCAGCTAAGCGAGTACGATCAATCCTGCTCGCGCATCCATCAAGAGACGCTCGCTCTGTTTATGAAAAGCGGCCAATGGGAGCGGCATATCCGCAGAATGCGCACGATATACGGCAGAAAGCATCAAGCGATGCTGAGCAGCCTGCAGGCCGCTTTCGGGCAGCGAGTCCGCATCAAGGGGCAGAATGCGGGTCTCTCGATGACCGTGGAGGTCCCGTCAGCACTCACCCCAGAGGAGCTGGCCAGCCGTGCGCTGTCGGCAGGTATCCGCGTCTACCCGACGACGAAAAAATGGCTCACCTCTCCCGCGGAACAGCCTCCGGCGTTTCAATTCGGTTTTGGCGGCCTCTCGCTAGCAGAAATCGAGGAGGGGATTCGGCTGTTGGCCCAGGTGTGGACGCCGTATCTGGGGTCTGGGTAA
- a CDS encoding adenine deaminase C-terminal domain-containing protein, giving the protein MRVRTIDEAAYVKLLRVSKREEPADLWIRGAKVLHVYTKEWREVHIAISGERIAYVGEREPLAGEQTEIIDAAGSFAVPGYIEPHAHPFQWYNPFSLADFALERGTTTLISDSLMLMSLPFEQVSRIMDQLAEHPVKQYFWGRLDPQMRRDKAEPPFDRESISRMLEHPRVVQGGELTDWQGVLREDETLLYGIKRTLDLGKRMEGHHPGASEQTLNLAAAAGITACHESITAEDVLRRLRLGMYVTLRHSSIRPDLPILVKGLLEAGIPWSSRMMLTSDGSTPPIYRQGLMDGTIRVAIEAGMPPEEAYVMATLNPAVYYGIDSEVGGIAPGRLGDILLLQSPEEPTPELVIANGRLSARQGELLVPTVKPDWSDYDFPQVAHGGHGGKEEWFRIRSEGEAVPVIHMLNAVITRLEWERLPVDDHGYVSFEQDPELALLCLIHPRKKRLAQAVVRGFCADLEGLASTYTAADGWLVLGRCPRSMQQALQRVLELGGGVVAWECGRAASENPLPLAGRFSPASMADVIVRAEQLTDWLRQKGHPHLDPLYSLLFFTATHLPYVRLTWEGIVDVKSGEILHPARVLSD; this is encoded by the coding sequence TTGCGTGTTCGTACAATAGATGAAGCTGCCTATGTGAAACTGCTGCGGGTGTCCAAACGGGAGGAACCTGCCGATTTGTGGATTCGAGGCGCCAAGGTCTTGCATGTCTATACAAAGGAATGGCGCGAGGTCCATATCGCCATCTCCGGGGAGAGAATCGCCTATGTGGGGGAGAGGGAACCTCTGGCGGGGGAGCAGACGGAGATCATCGATGCTGCAGGCAGCTTCGCCGTGCCCGGGTATATCGAGCCTCATGCGCACCCCTTCCAATGGTACAATCCCTTTTCGCTGGCAGATTTTGCGCTTGAGCGGGGAACGACGACGCTCATCTCGGACAGTCTGATGCTGATGAGCTTGCCTTTCGAGCAAGTGTCCCGGATCATGGATCAGCTCGCGGAGCATCCGGTCAAGCAGTATTTCTGGGGGCGGCTGGATCCGCAGATGAGGCGGGACAAAGCCGAACCGCCTTTTGACCGGGAGAGCATCAGCCGGATGCTGGAGCACCCCCGTGTCGTACAAGGAGGAGAGCTGACGGACTGGCAGGGTGTGCTGCGGGAGGACGAGACCCTGCTGTACGGCATCAAACGGACGCTCGACCTCGGAAAGCGGATGGAAGGACATCATCCGGGGGCCTCCGAGCAGACGTTGAATCTGGCTGCCGCAGCCGGAATAACCGCCTGTCATGAAAGCATAACAGCTGAGGATGTGCTGCGCCGCCTGCGGCTGGGGATGTACGTCACGCTGCGGCATTCCTCCATCCGTCCCGATTTGCCGATCCTGGTCAAAGGACTGCTCGAAGCGGGAATTCCCTGGTCATCCCGAATGATGCTGACCTCGGACGGCTCCACACCGCCCATCTACCGCCAGGGGCTGATGGATGGCACGATCCGCGTGGCGATCGAAGCGGGGATGCCTCCCGAGGAAGCGTATGTGATGGCGACGCTTAACCCCGCCGTCTATTACGGAATCGACAGCGAAGTGGGAGGGATCGCTCCGGGACGCTTGGGCGATATCCTGCTTTTGCAAAGTCCCGAGGAGCCAACCCCGGAGCTCGTGATCGCAAACGGACGGCTCTCGGCCAGACAGGGAGAACTGCTCGTCCCGACGGTGAAGCCCGATTGGAGCGACTATGATTTTCCCCAGGTGGCCCATGGCGGGCACGGAGGAAAAGAAGAGTGGTTCCGGATCAGAAGCGAGGGAGAGGCCGTCCCCGTCATCCACATGCTGAATGCCGTCATTACCCGGTTGGAGTGGGAGAGGCTTCCCGTCGACGATCACGGCTATGTGTCTTTCGAGCAGGACCCGGAGCTGGCTCTCCTCTGCCTGATCCACCCGCGGAAAAAACGTCTCGCACAGGCGGTTGTGCGTGGGTTTTGCGCCGACTTGGAGGGCTTGGCCAGCACCTATACCGCTGCTGACGGCTGGCTGGTGTTGGGCCGTTGTCCCCGCTCCATGCAGCAGGCATTGCAGCGCGTGTTGGAGCTTGGCGGCGGCGTGGTCGCCTGGGAATGTGGGCGGGCCGCAAGTGAAAATCCGCTTCCTCTGGCGGGGCGATTTTCTCCCGCATCGATGGCGGACGTGATCGTGAGGGCAGAGCAATTGACAGACTGGCTGCGGCAAAAGGGGCATCCCCATCTGGATCCGCTGTATTCTCTGCTGTTTTTCACAGCGACGCATCTGCCTTATGTCCGGCTGACGTGGGAAGGAATCGTCGACGTCAAAAGCGGCGAAATTTTACATCCCGCGCGAGTCTTGTCGGATTGA
- a CDS encoding ABC transporter ATP-binding protein, giving the protein MPLLELQHIHTYYGGIHALKGMSIEVNEGEVVTLIGSNGAGKSTTLKTICGQTRAREGRIIFDGKDITQMRTHDIALLGIAHVPEGRRIFPKLTVRENLEMGAFSVKDKQLIEEGIERAFRYFPRLKERIDQKGGTMSGGEQQMLAIARGLMMKPKILMLDEPSMGLAPILVEQIFDIVTELNREGMTILLVEQNANQALSVANRGYVIQTGEIILQDSAQNLLTNPQVREAYLA; this is encoded by the coding sequence ATGCCATTGCTTGAGTTGCAACACATTCACACCTATTACGGCGGGATCCACGCGTTGAAAGGCATGAGCATTGAAGTAAACGAAGGGGAAGTCGTGACGCTGATCGGTTCCAACGGCGCCGGGAAGTCCACTACCTTGAAAACCATCTGTGGGCAGACGCGCGCACGCGAAGGCCGAATCATTTTCGACGGCAAGGACATCACCCAGATGCGTACGCATGATATCGCACTTTTGGGGATTGCCCACGTACCGGAAGGCCGCCGGATTTTCCCCAAGCTGACGGTGCGGGAAAACCTGGAGATGGGGGCGTTTTCGGTCAAAGACAAGCAGCTCATCGAGGAAGGCATCGAGCGGGCTTTTCGTTACTTTCCCCGGTTGAAAGAGCGGATTGACCAAAAAGGCGGCACAATGTCCGGTGGGGAGCAGCAAATGCTGGCGATCGCCCGCGGGTTGATGATGAAGCCGAAAATTTTGATGCTGGATGAGCCGTCGATGGGCCTCGCCCCGATCCTCGTGGAGCAGATCTTTGACATCGTGACGGAGCTGAACCGCGAAGGCATGACGATCCTGCTCGTCGAGCAAAACGCGAACCAAGCGCTTTCGGTGGCCAATCGCGGATACGTCATCCAGACCGGTGAGATCATTTTGCAGGACAGCGCGCAAAACCTGCTTACCAATCCGCAGGTACGCGAGGCCTACCTGGCGTAA